One stretch of Euphorbia lathyris chromosome 7, ddEupLath1.1, whole genome shotgun sequence DNA includes these proteins:
- the LOC136200684 gene encoding uncharacterized protein, whose protein sequence is MEENGITMSEEEEKRKQQPEGSSYTYWVREVTTDAAPLPLPKKLDPNDVLSTQSQPPALGSVWNRAGTWEEKNLNKWASDRIKELLVSVGSLEFSCGKAEITDVSKCSGDAYLVTVRNKKRVGYTYELTLKIKGEWIIKEESKNVKAHIDIPEFSFGELDDLQMEIQLSSGEKDLLQQDKLRIKQDLKLFLQPVREKLLRFEQELKDR, encoded by the exons ATGGAGGAGAACGGAATAACAATgtcggaggaggaggagaagaggaAACAGCAACCTGAAGGATCATCTTACACTTATTGGGTTAGGGAAGTAACTACAGATGCGGCgcctcttcctcttccaaagaaaTTAGATCCTAATGATGTTCTTTCAACCCAATCTCAGCCCCCCGCACTTGGCTCTGTCTGGAATCGG GCTGGAACTTGGGAGGAGAAGAACCTTAATAAATGGGCAAGTGATAGGATTAAG GAGCTTCTTGTATCAGTAGGCTCCTTGGAGTTCTCTTGTGGTAAAGCAGAAATAACAGATGTGTCAAAATGTTCTGGTGAT GCGTATTTGGTGACCGTGAGGAACAAGAAACGTGTTGGTTATACTTATGAGTTAACATTGAAAATTAAAG GTGAATGGATTATCAAAGAGGAGAGCAAGAACGTGAAGGCCCATATAGATATACCAGAGTTTTCCTTTGGGGAGCTAGATGACTTGCAG ATGGAGATTCAGTTGAGCAGTGGCGAGAAGGATCTTCTGCAGCAAGATAAGCTGCGAATCAAGCAGGATCTAAAGCTGTTTCTGCAGCCCGTCCGTGAAAAACTTCTCCGCTTCGAGCAGGAACTTAAAGATCGGTAA